In the genome of Fusarium poae strain DAOMC 252244 chromosome 1, whole genome shotgun sequence, the window AGCCAGTCACTTAACAACAGTTACGTGACTTCGGGTGAATTTTGTGGTAGACCACTCGATGACTATCAACAGGAGAAACCAATATGGATcatattttctatataaagcAAGGCATCACGGCTAGTATTTTAGACATGAAAAGAAGTATCTTCTAATTCAATCCCAACTAAGACAACAACTCTTGTTTTCCTCCAACTCCTTCACCATGGTCAAAATTGCTATCGCTGGAGCCTCGAGTGGTATGTTATCTACAAATCCAAAATAACGTTAGTTTTAACCATTTCTAGAACTCGCCCGAGAGGTTCTCGACAAGTTAGTAGCTGCCGATAAACATGATATCAAAGCCCTTGTTCGAAAGGTATACTACGCTCCTTAGTAAAGGTATCATCTGTCGAGAATTATACTAAGATGGAACAGAACCCTTCGGACTTTCCTCAGCTCAAGAATTTAGAGTGGATTCAGACAGATTTCTCAGACCAGGCCGAGTTGGTCAAGATACTTGAGGGTGTGAACACTGTCCTCTGCTTTTTTGCTGTACATCTCGATCCTGCTTCTGAGAACCAGAAGCGTCTTATCAACGCAGCTATCGAGGCGGGCGTCAAGCGATTCGCTCCGTCCGAGTGGGGGCCGTCAGTACTTCTGACTAAAATCATAAGAAAGGTACTGACGAATAGTAGAGGAGTAAAGTTGGAAGATTCACTAGACGCACTGTCTTGGTACAGCGGTAAGATTGAGGTTGCAAAGTATCTGGAGGAGGTCAATGCGAAGGAAAAGGTAACTGAACCCTGAAACTCGACTGGTTGTTGGTGGTAAACTAATTATTAACCAGGTTCTTGAATATTGCCGCTTCCAACCTGGTGGATTTATGGATTATTTCTGTCATCCTCATCAAACATCCAAGTATCTCACCACTACGAATGTCAATATCGATTTTGAAAAGCGGAGCGCCTTGGTAGTTGAGGGCACATTGGATGACAAGATGGTGTACACTTGCGTCCAAGACATCGCGAATGTAGTTACTTCGGCTGTAGACTACGATGGTGAGTGGCCGGTTGTTGGGGGTATTTGCGGCGATCGAGTTACCATCCGTCAGCTTCTGGAAATCGGAGAAAGGGTGCGAGGTATGTATTTGTGATATCACCATGTTTGATCATTCCGCTAACATTCTAGTAAACAAATTCACTATCGAGTGGCTCAAAATGAAAGACGTCGTTGCGGGAGAGCTCAAAACTGACAATTACCCTCGCATTGATCTGCCTTCTATACCACAAGATCAAGTCGAGGCGTTTTCCAAGATGGCAATTGTTGGTATCTTGAAAGCTTACCATCGTGGGGTTTATGATGTTTCAAATGAATGGAATCAGCTACTGCCTGACCTCAAGTTTACAAAGGCTGACGAACTCTTGGACCAGGTTTGGGGAAGAAACACAGCCAGCCAAGTTTGATCCAGAAGAGTTGAAAGGGGGATTATTTCTTGGTAGCTTTTCCATGGTTCCCGCATACCGTTGCGCTAGATGTTCTTTTATTCATTCCAATTTGTAATGTGGTACTTGATAGAGGAGTCTTGCTGAAGATGATATCTGCCTCGAATAAAGCGATTGTACTTTATTGTATTGTCCAGGAGCAGGCTGTAGAGTATTAGGAAAGTGTTGCTTTCGGGCTGCAGACCAGTTTTGGCTTAGACTTGCGATATTGTGTAACACGTTCATTTCATCCCAAAAAGTTGACTGGATCGATTGTATGTTAGTGCATATGATAGCTGAACAACCTATATACGCAGTCACTATGATCGGCACGGGTCCTCGGCAGGAATTGGGGCGGTGTTTGGATATGCAGACATCCTGTCTGCTCTGAAGTACTTATCTCATTAGCTGTTTCTATGGTTGCCCAGCTTTTCTTCACTCCCGCAGTCTGTTCGATTTGTAACAAGACTCCCTGGCACAAGATAATCTTCAACATTCGACTTCCTGCATTGAAAGCGCTCAAGGTTCTATTCAATCATCGTGCTGTTGATACATTGTACTCGGCATAATGTGGCTTCTGAGCTATCAAGTCCTCCTGGGATCTGTTACGGCAGGCCTCAAACCACCCCCGCAGTCTTTTCTCTAGCCTACTCATGCAAAGACTCAGCCCCGGGAGCCTGCTTCAAGTCTCCAACTAAGACATAAATAACAACGCATCTTACCCGATACTGTGGTTAATCACGTGTGTCATCCGCCACGCAGCAACATGCACGACTAGCATAACTGTTGAGTTCTGATACTCTTGTGAATGGATAGAGAAAGCCACGAACTGCTCAGGGAGGACAAACACAAAAAGATCAGCATTCAGACCAGTAAGTCGTAAAATGTTCTCTTCAGGCTCGGCAGTTCTCCTCGCCCGGGTTGTTAGCAACAGAATGGACCCCAATATTGTAAATATGGAGAATAGAGTCGATAGTGAAGAAATATCTATAAATACCAAGCAGATGCCTTGAATATCACCATCAGGACTCAGAGCATCAGACACTCCAACTCAAGCTTTACTATCATCTCTATTATCCAAGCCCACAATGCTTGTCATTAAGAACTTCCTCCTTACCCTCATCTTTCTTGGTGTTGCTGTGGCTGGGCCTGCAGTTCCGATTCAGGCTCTTGAAGTCCGCCAGGACAAAAAGCTCCCAAGCTGCGATGATAAATCTCAAAGCTACAATGGACCGTATGCCGACAACTCAGGCACCTACGTGACCTCAGACAAGGTCACCCATCCGTACAGATTCCCCTTGATCCGCAAATGCTGGTGGGACTATTTCGTCGTTGAAACTGCTGTCGAACTCACCCCCTGGCAGAAGGCTACCGGCGACATATTTTGCACTGACAGTGAGCGCTGCGTCGCGACCAAGATGTCCGGAAAATCGGTCTGCCAAGAACGATCTGAAAGTGTTAGTGCAAATGTCGGAGTCGCCATCGAAGGCTTCAGTCTTGGGCTGGATTTCACAGTGACAAAGTCGGAATCACGCTGTGTTACAGCCGATGACTCTACTGCTTGTTCGTGGAATGACAGGCAGTGTCATACAATTTGGACTCAGCAGCAGATTCTGAGACAGAAGGGTTACCGGCGTCAACGTTGCAATTGGGGCAAGGGAGACGAGACTCAGTGTATGGGTAATTGGGAGCAGACTACACCTTCAGACTTGATTAATTATGGCTGCGGCTCCCAGTGCACCGATACTAATAATTGTGGTCACACCGACGGAACCCCATGTCCTTGATCTACGTACACGGGGTAGGTACTTTAGGACGACAAGGCACAAGGGTAGCAGGTTTAACAGAAGGCTTCGGGAATTTGACATCAGAGTTGATTCAAATCACCTCCACACGAGACATACAAAGGATTCTTTGAAATCTTTGAAAGAGATTAGTAAACGGAATAAACCAAGTTACCAACCATGACGCAACTGATCGTCTGTGATTTGTATGAATATTGTTCAAGCCCCAAGCCTGATTTTCCAGTGTCTCACCAACCACATCGATTGAGGCGAGAGCGCACGATTTTGCCCAGAAGAGTTAGCGTCGAAACAGAAGTAATCTTTTGTTAGTTTCTGTTTAACCTTAAAGAAACCCACCGAATAACAGTAGTCTTGAATAAATTCGTCGTTCTTGGTCTTTTCATGTTATACATACAGTCTTCAGAAAGCCTGTcaagaaaataatatctcTTGTGTACCGCATCTCTTCTCGGCTTATCAACATCTTCTCATCCTTTCTCCTCATCTCCCACATCGACTATCTGATTGCCTAGCATACAAATCAACATGTCTTACTATCAACAACCTCTCTACCATCCAGGGCCTCCGTCCAATGCCTCAAGCTATCAGGCCCTACCACTTGGTTACTCACAGCAAAACTACCAGCAACCTCTCATCGTGGCCCCACGACCGCCAGGCTATCATCCTTACGTGGGCTTCACCAGGCTGCCTGCAAGGTTCCATATATGGAATGTCATGACGGGTGGCGGTACCAGCGTTCTTGAACTCGGGCCTCAGTTTAAAGGACCAGTCGCATACTCAGCCAAGATGTTCTCCAGCAGTAGGCTCAAGATCAAAGAAGGCCCGTACGAGTCTGGAAATCAACCTGTATGCACTATCGAAAGTTGGCACACGTTCAGTCAACAGAGCACTATTAGTTTCAATGGATTTAAGTCTAACTTTTAttaggtgatttttaaggtataagtcctaaagtatatatataaaattaatttataaaaaaatataatttttaaatttaaatattaatataaatttaatttaaaaatatatattataatttataaaattaaaattataataattattataaaagcttttatttttttttaaaattaattattaaatatttctttattaatattaatattaataaaattatataattatataattattatataaaataataaattttaaagtctttattaattttaattatttattaaattaaaaaattatttataaaagcttaatttttataattaattttatttttaaaaaaaaattaattaaaaagatttaatactttttataatctttaatatattatttttattaatatttaaaattaaaatattattaatatatataattattaaattattatttttattttttttaattataaagcttttaattatataattaattattaaattaataaattaaaatttaaatttttattatataaagaaaaaaaaagctttaaaagctttttataaaatttaaaaaaaatataattttaatatattaaaaagtagttataatattttaaataaaattattttttaatctttaaaataatctttaaaataatttttaataaaaaaaataaattattaataatttataaggtatttaataaaaataatattattaaaaagtttattaaattaaaatttattatattaagaattttataaaattaaaaaaagaaaattttaaaaagaaaaagaaaaagcttataattaatattatagcttttaatataataaaatttaatataataggaTTTAAGTCCAAGTTCAGAGAGACAAGCATGTTTATGGAGGGTGCCTCTTGGCCATTTGAAGTTGATGTGAACGGACAGGCTCAGACAtggcagtggaggaagagacaGGCTGACAGTTCTTCCACCATTAAGATGTTCATTGGGTCATTGTCTCAAAGCAAACTCGGAAGTTGGGAATTAGTCCCAGGGTCAGGACAAGATACACCTGCGGCCAGTCTTGAAACAGCCGGGGGGAATACTTTTGAGAAGGATTCAGCACTTGGAGAGTTCATTTTCTATGGTCCTGCTTCCGTTGGCCAAATGGGTGACAACTTTATAAATGTCAGTATTGCGGTTTTGCTCCGCATCATATCGCAGCATTATATCAGTAGGATTGCGTCTTTGGCATCTTAAGGCCATTCCAAGCAGCTCTTCTCTAGACAGATAGTGCCGAAACAGAACGATAACAACTCGCCCACTATACTGTCATTCTGGAGTGCGTTCCCATGTCATCAAAAAACATACTGTTGATGTAAGAGCTCGGTGATAGACTGCACGCAAAGCCAAAAAACCACGATATGTACGCCAGACTGCTAGTTACCAGCCTAAAATTGGTCACAGGCTATAGAGTCTTGATACTCAAGGATAGTGGTGTATATATAGATATGTACTAACTGTCATGATATCTGCGAGGTATGTATTCTCCAAAGATAGAAGATGGTTGATAAAAAGGCATGAGATACTGGAAGTATCTgtagaagagaaaaagataaCCCACGTTAAATTGAAAGCTGTGATCATGACTACGGGACCTGTCACAGCCTGCTGGGCGACTTGACCATATTAAGGCAGGGCCTAACCTTGGCACTCGATCATGTAGTCTCCAGCGCTGTCATCGAGAGGATTCCAAACATCACCGGCCCTGTTGCTAGGGACAAAGGTTCCCTTGTAATGGTCCCACTTGGGCACCCAGTAAATCTGACCATTCTTTCCGGAACCGCAGTCGACATTGATCTGGGTAGACTCGAGTTCTCGGCAGTGTGACCGCTTTCGAAACTAGTGCTTGCACCAGCCTCAAAGATTTCGAAGAATCCTCCGCTGATCTCGAAGGATGCGCCAACAGACACAGTATTCGCTTCGCCGGTGGTGACGGTGTAAGAGCTGCCGCTAGGAAGGCTGGGACCGACCTTCTGACGAAAGCCGGGACGTTCGATGGCATGGCTCAAGACCTCAAGATTCAACCCAGGTTCCGTTTTTGACGAGAGAGAATATACCTAATCATTGgttttatcttattatatactttcagCATGGTGCTCTTAGGCTTACAAATATGTTAGTCGGATTTCTTTTACATACCACCACCGCACTTCACCAAAATATGCATGCCCTATGCGGGCTGACGGATCACTGATCGACCTGCCACATTAGGTGCTTGCCAAGCAGCCTCAAACGACATATCAGTTTGGGGGTATTCGAAGTGGATCAAAGCTGAACTTTTCGTCCAACGTATCGTCGTTATTGGGCATTTAGAAACACCTCGCCAGGCCGGACTCGGCTGGAAAGGATGGCGAGAAAATTGATAGTAGGAACATGATGACTGATGTCATAATAAGACATTGTATTAAATTTGAGAGCACTATTGAATTCGTATTTTGACACAAATAACCCTACTTGTCACTTCGGGGACCACCATGTTTGTCTCATATCTTGTGTTCTCTAGATAGTCCGGGCATGATCATCCCAAGACCAGACTTCGTCCAGCTGAGAAAAGGATCCGCGCGGGGAGGCATTGGCACCCATACCTCCCTTGGGTAGCGGTACATGTTGTAAAGTCGGTCCCTCTGGTCCCCGACAAAATTGGTCGGAACGTGAGATCCATTTTAGGTGAGATGCAAAGCTGTCTTGAGCATCTGCAGGAAGACTTTCAAGCGGCTCTGCCAAAGTCTGTAGCCATATTCTCTTTAAAGTCCATTCTTTTCCAGATTCCTGGTATTCAATTCGTTTCCTGCCAAGACTGAATAGTACGTTTTCGAGTCGGCTCTGATTGTCAGGTCCGAAGAAGTCCCCGGATTCGGGTTGCTCAGCCGGCATGACCCATAGGAGGCTACGAAGACGAGGGGCTAGTATGCGTTGTTCGAGGTCAGGCAAGGTACTGCCGTCACGCCGACGCGGATCGCGGTTGGATATGGTTGCGctgtcaagggcaaggtGCTCCAAGCAAGGGAAGTCTCTCAAATCAAAACCTGTCAAGCCCAATTCATACTTACCCTGAAACCGGAGGTGGGTAAGACAATCTTTCTGCCCGTCAAGTATCTCTTGCACGCCGCGGCCCCAATTAAGATTCATTTGCGAAAAGCTAGTTTGCAAGACCAGCCTTTCAAGTCGTCTAGGCCAAGCAACCAGACTCTCAAGTATGCGAGGACATGTGTCTGGGCCAGTGAGGAGTCTTGTAAAGGGTGCTGTTCCTTCCACATCCTAGAGATTTGATGTTAGTCTAGGCCAAAAACAAAGATGCAACAGATTATAACTCGCCATGAGCGTTTCGGCTATTCTTGCAAATCCGTGACTCCAATAATCCGCGGGGGCGCGAGACAGGTCCAATGTCTGTAGAGCTGAGGATGGTGTGAGAATTTCTACAAGTTGCTCGATCAAGGATGCATAGTCAACTTTCCCCGTGACACGGAGCGTGGTGAGATTGGGGAAAGACGAAAGCGCTGGTGTCATGTCGGGAAGTACATTTCCAAAATGATTGGAGTGAAGCTGAACATCAGTCACCTGGCTGAAACAACTGTATATGTTGTTGTTCAGCCACAATGGGTCCGGAATGATCGTTCTCTCAAGTTGGAACTCGTGACG includes:
- a CDS encoding hypothetical protein (SECRETED:SignalP(1-19)), coding for MLVIKNFLLTLIFLGVAVAGPAVPIQALEVRQDKKLPSCDDKSQSYNGPYADNSGTYVTSDKVTHPYRFPLIRKCWWDYFVVETAVELTPWQKATGDIFCTDSERCVATKMSGKSVCQERSESVSANVGVAIEGFSLGLDFTVTKSESRCVTADDSTACSWNDRQCHTIWTQQQILRQKGYRRQRCNWGKGDETQCMGNWEQTTPSDLINYGCGSQCTDTNNCGHTDGTPCP